The following coding sequences lie in one Streptomyces sp. NBC_00510 genomic window:
- a CDS encoding lamin tail domain-containing protein, with amino-acid sequence MPIARPSRHRSRAAALALISTGIAASVVLTGLPAAHATPSSGAVVAEVYGGGGNSGATLTNDFVELANAGSAAYDLAGYSVQYLPGTPSASSKWQATALTGSIAPGGRYLVSESAGTGGTTPLPAADASGSIAMSATSGTIALVNGTTPLTCITAADCTADPRVVDLVGFGTAVVREGSGPAAGASNTAAVARGASLADTDDNAADLTAGAPTPVNAAGQTPGGGTTDPTPDPEPTEPGTTRIHDIQGTTRVSPLKGQTVTRVPGIVTGVRTTGSKGYWIQDPEADTDARSSEAVFVYTGSVTPTVAVGDKVLVTGKVSEYYPGTGSQSVTEVTGPTATVLSAGNALPAPVTLDASTVPAAYAPDAGGGSIEGLPLDPAGYALDFYEAHEGELARFSDARVVGGTTQYHEVWVTVKPAENPTRRGGTVYGSYAQPNTGRIKVMSIGAGTDVPTADVGDELAGTTTGAIDYDGFGGYNLQATQLGTLVDNGLKREVTRKQKGGELAVATYNVENLDPTDPADKFARLADGVVTSLSSPDIVALEEIQDNNGATDDGTVAADQTVQKFIDAIVAAGGPRYSWRSVDPTNDTDGGEPGGNIRQVFLFNPHRVQFTDRAGGDATTAVKAVKTRKGAELSVSPGRINPGSEAWNASRKPLVGEFRFHGKPVFVIANHFNSKGGDQPLHSVNQQPVRSSETQRKLQATEVNTFVKSLLAADRDANVVVLGDLNDYEFSGTVSTLTSGGVLKDLLTTLPKSERYTYVYEGNSQSLDHILLSPALRDFDYDVVHINAEFADQASDHDPQIVRIKPDGC; translated from the coding sequence GTGCCGATCGCCAGACCGAGCCGACACCGCAGCCGCGCCGCGGCGCTCGCGCTCATATCGACCGGAATCGCCGCGTCCGTCGTGCTGACCGGGCTGCCCGCCGCCCACGCGACCCCCTCCAGCGGGGCGGTCGTCGCCGAGGTGTACGGCGGCGGCGGCAACTCCGGCGCGACGCTGACCAACGACTTCGTGGAGCTCGCGAACGCCGGTTCGGCCGCGTACGACCTGGCCGGCTACAGCGTGCAGTACCTGCCCGGTACGCCGTCCGCCTCCTCCAAGTGGCAGGCGACCGCGCTGACCGGGTCGATCGCCCCCGGCGGCCGCTACCTCGTGTCGGAGTCCGCCGGCACCGGCGGCACGACGCCGCTGCCGGCCGCCGACGCCAGTGGCTCCATCGCCATGAGCGCCACCTCGGGCACCATCGCCCTGGTCAACGGCACCACCCCGCTGACCTGCATCACCGCCGCCGACTGCACCGCCGACCCGCGCGTGGTCGACCTCGTCGGCTTCGGCACCGCGGTCGTGCGCGAGGGCAGCGGCCCCGCGGCCGGCGCGAGCAACACCGCCGCCGTCGCCCGCGGCGCGTCGCTGGCCGACACCGACGACAACGCCGCCGACCTCACCGCGGGCGCGCCGACCCCGGTCAACGCCGCCGGGCAGACCCCGGGCGGCGGCACCACGGACCCGACGCCCGACCCCGAGCCGACCGAGCCCGGCACCACCCGGATCCACGACATCCAGGGCACCACCCGGGTCTCCCCGCTCAAGGGCCAGACCGTCACCCGGGTCCCCGGCATCGTCACCGGCGTGCGCACCACCGGCTCCAAGGGCTACTGGATCCAGGACCCCGAGGCCGACACCGACGCCCGCAGCAGCGAGGCCGTGTTCGTCTACACAGGCTCCGTCACGCCCACCGTCGCCGTCGGCGACAAGGTGCTGGTGACTGGCAAGGTCTCCGAGTACTACCCGGGCACCGGCAGCCAGTCGGTCACCGAGGTCACCGGCCCGACCGCCACCGTGCTCTCGGCCGGCAACGCCCTGCCCGCGCCCGTCACGCTGGACGCGTCCACCGTCCCGGCGGCGTACGCGCCCGACGCCGGCGGCGGCAGCATCGAGGGCCTGCCGCTCGACCCGGCCGGGTACGCGCTGGACTTCTACGAGGCCCACGAGGGCGAGCTGGCGCGGTTCTCCGACGCCCGAGTCGTCGGCGGCACCACCCAGTACCACGAGGTCTGGGTGACCGTGAAGCCGGCCGAGAACCCCACCCGCCGCGGTGGCACGGTGTACGGCTCGTACGCCCAGCCCAACACCGGCCGCATCAAGGTCATGTCGATCGGCGCGGGCACCGACGTCCCGACCGCCGACGTCGGCGACGAGCTGGCCGGCACCACCACCGGAGCGATCGACTACGACGGCTTCGGCGGCTACAACCTCCAGGCCACGCAGCTGGGCACGCTGGTCGACAACGGCCTCAAGCGCGAGGTGACCCGCAAGCAGAAGGGCGGCGAGCTCGCGGTCGCCACGTACAACGTGGAGAACCTCGACCCCACCGATCCCGCGGACAAGTTCGCGCGGCTCGCCGACGGCGTCGTCACCAGCCTCTCCTCGCCCGACATCGTGGCGCTGGAGGAGATCCAGGACAACAACGGCGCCACCGACGACGGCACCGTCGCCGCCGACCAGACCGTGCAGAAGTTCATCGACGCCATCGTCGCGGCCGGCGGCCCCCGCTACAGCTGGCGCTCCGTCGACCCCACGAACGACACCGACGGCGGTGAGCCCGGCGGCAACATCCGCCAGGTCTTCCTCTTCAACCCGCACCGCGTGCAGTTCACCGACCGCGCCGGCGGCGACGCCACCACCGCGGTCAAGGCGGTCAAGACCCGCAAGGGCGCCGAGCTGTCTGTCTCCCCGGGCCGGATCAACCCGGGCAGCGAGGCGTGGAACGCCAGCCGCAAGCCGCTGGTCGGCGAGTTCCGCTTCCACGGCAAGCCGGTCTTCGTCATCGCCAACCACTTCAACTCCAAGGGTGGCGACCAGCCGCTGCACAGCGTCAACCAGCAGCCGGTGCGCAGCTCCGAGACCCAGCGGAAGCTGCAGGCCACCGAGGTCAACACCTTCGTGAAGTCGCTGCTCGCGGCCGACCGGGACGCCAACGTCGTGGTCCTCGGCGACCTCAACGACTACGAGTTCTCCGGCACGGTGTCCACCCTCACCTCGGGCGGCGTGCTGAAGGACCTGCTGACCACGCTGCCCAAGTCCGAGCGCTACACCTACGTCTACGAGGGCAACTCGCAGTCGCTGGACCACATCCTGCTCAGCCCGGCGCTGCGTGACTTCGACTACGACGTGGTGCACATCAACGCGGAGTTCGCCGACCAGGCGAGCGACCACGACCCGCAGATCGTCCGCATCAAGCCGGACGGCTGCTGA
- a CDS encoding helix-turn-helix transcriptional regulator encodes MEHNAELRDFLRARRNRLSPQDAGITVSGAPRRVPGLRREELARLAGVSTDYYTRLEQGRHLNVSEAVLDAVARALRLDAAERAYLFELARHRTPPRRRPQRPQRVRPEVHRVLDLLGDRTPVFVIGRRTDVLAANRLARTLITDFDALPHRDRNLARFMFLDDAARDLYREWDKHAAEAVAALRLDAARHPDDPGLTELVGELTIKSAEFRAWWADHNVRQRLHGVKLYHHPVVGDLTLSYEHVLFPGDSDQLVCIHTAEPGSTSEAALQLLAAWTGADTTASGFPDPEPDPR; translated from the coding sequence ATGGAGCACAACGCCGAGCTCAGGGACTTCCTGCGGGCCCGCAGGAACCGGCTGAGCCCGCAGGACGCCGGCATCACCGTCAGCGGTGCGCCGCGCCGTGTGCCGGGGTTGCGGCGGGAGGAGCTGGCGCGGCTGGCCGGGGTGAGCACCGATTACTACACCCGTTTGGAGCAGGGCAGGCACCTGAATGTCTCGGAGGCGGTGCTGGACGCCGTCGCCCGCGCCCTGCGACTGGACGCGGCCGAGCGCGCGTACCTCTTCGAGCTGGCGCGGCACCGCACCCCGCCCCGCCGCAGGCCGCAGCGGCCGCAACGGGTGCGCCCGGAGGTCCACCGCGTGCTGGACCTGCTGGGCGACCGCACCCCCGTGTTCGTCATCGGCCGCCGCACGGACGTGCTGGCCGCGAACCGGCTGGCCCGCACGCTGATCACCGACTTCGACGCGCTGCCGCACCGCGACCGCAACCTCGCCCGCTTCATGTTCCTCGACGACGCGGCCCGCGACCTGTACCGAGAGTGGGACAAGCACGCCGCCGAGGCGGTCGCCGCCCTCCGCCTGGACGCGGCGCGCCATCCCGACGACCCGGGGCTGACCGAGCTGGTCGGCGAGCTGACCATCAAGAGCGCCGAATTCCGCGCCTGGTGGGCCGACCACAACGTGCGGCAGAGGTTGCACGGGGTGAAGCTCTACCACCACCCCGTCGTCGGCGACCTCACCCTGTCGTACGAGCACGTGCTCTTCCCCGGCGACAGCGACCAGCTCGTGTGCATCCACACGGCCGAGCCCGGCTCCACCTCCGAGGCGGCCCTGCAGCTGCTGGCCGCGTGGACCGGCGCCGACACGACCGCCAGCGGGTTCCCCGACCCGGAGCCCGACCCCCGGTGA
- a CDS encoding caspase family protein: MPYEPFASRSRAVLIGVSQYEHARDFSNIPSARANVARLRAALVSGAHGRFIPRTVETLAEPRTRDRALRLIGTAAAQAQDLLLVHFTGHGYVDLGTGEPELYLMTRESTKDGARLDGIPYRDLLRLLASSRAERVVLVLDCCCSGNAGLVPLPERPFSLITSSAVGSRIHKGDGIDPTPFTGALVRVLTEGTDPYDPVTVQRLGVRLHELAGEYAATLDERVDYDPWFPTERSSNSAGDTVLSQARLTPRPARGTRWLTPLRRLAQYAGFTWTWTAGPHQPLWHRAVGAGTALALFAGAVTGWTWAHRPAPLCPAPLELRVLTSPETRAALTSVLDAFQDSDAAGTTASLGGRPEGCGQINTTVYAAPTDRTLAAFRASAAWAEPERACEEGRDCALPLRDVGPHPDVWIPAAGTAPTQVLAETRRPESVVALGRPVTLAHSPAVLAATTSLEGVGRTGSTAQQLVDAAHAQDVVVRSAEPHSSDAALDQLLHLTPGTRVTTDAVPPADDRALACSARTWLVERRGTQQALVIAESTLADLVTPALESRPPCLGNQSDPYTAYYPADVPPLDLTLVPVTWETGRADRAVRAEAVHRLAVWLRSGPGQRALAAQGFRTDVTGTAAADDTPLDSAIFVADPPTGGAPPPGGPSRPPCGTTARPPAPGATSSSPSTSPAPPTPGRTSPSCAPSWPARPATGTASPRCPAAPCWRRGRTTRPRGTPRSARWHRSSGTRPWPPPCAAGPAPSPIPPAP; encoded by the coding sequence ATGCCGTACGAACCGTTCGCGTCCCGGTCGCGGGCGGTCCTGATCGGGGTGTCCCAGTACGAGCACGCCCGTGACTTCTCCAACATCCCCTCCGCCAGGGCCAACGTGGCGCGGCTGCGGGCCGCGCTCGTCTCCGGCGCGCACGGCCGGTTCATCCCGCGGACCGTGGAGACCCTCGCCGAGCCGCGCACCCGCGACCGCGCGCTGCGGCTGATCGGCACCGCCGCCGCCCAGGCCCAGGACCTGCTGCTGGTCCACTTCACCGGGCACGGCTACGTGGACCTCGGCACCGGGGAGCCCGAGCTGTACCTGATGACCCGGGAGTCCACCAAGGACGGCGCCCGCCTCGACGGCATCCCGTACCGGGACCTGCTGAGGCTGCTCGCCTCCTCGCGGGCCGAGCGTGTCGTCCTCGTCCTGGACTGCTGCTGCTCCGGCAACGCCGGCCTGGTGCCGCTGCCCGAGCGGCCGTTCTCCCTGATCACCTCGTCGGCCGTCGGCTCCCGCATCCACAAGGGCGACGGCATCGACCCGACGCCCTTCACCGGCGCCCTGGTCCGGGTGCTGACCGAGGGCACCGACCCGTACGACCCGGTCACCGTGCAGCGCCTCGGGGTCCGGCTGCACGAACTGGCCGGGGAGTACGCCGCCACGCTCGACGAGCGGGTGGACTACGACCCCTGGTTCCCGACCGAGCGCTCCAGCAACAGCGCCGGCGACACCGTCCTGTCCCAGGCCCGGCTCACCCCGCGCCCCGCCCGCGGGACCCGCTGGCTGACGCCCTTGCGCCGGCTCGCCCAGTACGCCGGCTTCACCTGGACCTGGACGGCGGGACCCCACCAGCCGCTCTGGCACCGGGCCGTGGGCGCCGGCACCGCCCTGGCACTGTTCGCGGGCGCCGTCACCGGCTGGACGTGGGCGCACCGCCCGGCACCGCTGTGCCCTGCCCCGCTCGAACTGCGCGTGCTCACCTCGCCGGAGACGCGCGCCGCGCTCACCTCCGTGCTCGACGCCTTCCAGGACAGCGACGCCGCCGGCACCACCGCCTCCCTCGGCGGCCGGCCCGAGGGCTGCGGCCAGATCAACACCACCGTGTACGCGGCCCCCACGGACCGCACCCTCGCCGCCTTCCGCGCCTCCGCCGCCTGGGCCGAACCGGAACGCGCCTGCGAGGAGGGCCGGGACTGCGCGCTGCCGCTGCGGGACGTCGGGCCGCACCCGGACGTGTGGATACCGGCGGCCGGCACCGCCCCCACCCAGGTGCTGGCCGAGACGCGGCGCCCGGAGAGCGTCGTCGCCCTCGGCCGGCCGGTCACCCTCGCGCACTCCCCGGCCGTCCTCGCCGCGACCACCTCGCTGGAGGGCGTCGGGCGCACCGGCAGCACCGCGCAGCAACTGGTCGACGCCGCCCACGCGCAGGACGTGGTCGTCCGCAGCGCCGAACCGCACTCCTCGGACGCCGCCCTGGACCAGCTGCTGCACCTGACGCCGGGCACCCGGGTCACCACCGACGCCGTGCCCCCTGCGGACGACCGGGCCCTGGCCTGTTCCGCCCGCACCTGGCTGGTCGAACGGCGGGGCACCCAGCAGGCCCTCGTCATCGCCGAGTCCACCCTCGCCGACCTCGTCACCCCGGCCCTGGAGTCCCGTCCCCCGTGCCTGGGCAACCAGTCCGACCCCTACACCGCCTACTACCCCGCCGACGTGCCACCCCTGGACCTCACCCTCGTACCGGTGACCTGGGAGACCGGCCGGGCCGACCGCGCCGTACGTGCCGAGGCGGTGCACCGGCTCGCCGTCTGGCTGCGTTCCGGTCCGGGACAACGGGCGCTGGCCGCGCAGGGCTTCCGTACGGACGTCACCGGGACGGCCGCGGCCGACGACACCCCGCTGGACAGCGCGATCTTCGTCGCCGACCCGCCGACGGGCGGCGCACCGCCACCAGGAGGGCCATCGAGGCCGCCCTGCGGGACCACGGCGAGGCCGCCGGCACCCGGCGCGACGTCCTCTTCGCCGTCGACGTCTCCAGCTCCTCCTACTCCGGGGCGAACGTCTCCGTCGTGCGCTCCGTCCTGGCCCGCGCGTCCGGCTACCGGTACGGCATCGCCGCGGTGCCCGGCCGCACCTTGCTGGCGCCGGGGCCGAACGACGCGGCCGCGCGGGACGCCGCGATCCGCGCGTTGGCACCGGTCGAGCGGGACGCGCCCGTGGCCGCCACCCTGCGCCGCTGGTCCCGCGCCCTCGCCGATTCCCCCGGCGCCCTGA
- a CDS encoding extracellular solute-binding protein, with amino-acid sequence MTAPGPRSTGGILPPPRPVRRQRRRRRALGVLLLLAAAACSGPAAAPVPAPDRSRPLIVASDADLTAGGQPGVRRALIDAWNRRNPDRPARLVELPSASDEQRSELIGAFQSGTAAYDVVNLDISWLPEFADSGLLRPLDPALVDGDFLPQAADAGRWKGRTYAVPFNTDVGLLYYRTDDLAKAGRRPADLRGYAKIGDLLADVRPLGHAAYTTQLRAYEGLTVNTLEAFWTAGVALVDGDGRYIGTEDGLREGLDELGRLGAANNLNPESLEADESVTLAQFTEGQSVLMRNWPYAYNRLDATLAPGVRFGVARLPGVAALGGQSLGVAATSDRPDDAADLIRFLTGRGAQHALLGAGFAPARRSAYGAGDVNCDDPHDPRAWFYDRPAGRGSEPSPSPSAATPGYTTLLWCALQAARARPATAHYVTFTRVLQREVHGMLAAHRSADASAERLDARLGRALGGRGPG; translated from the coding sequence ATGACAGCCCCGGGCCCCAGGAGCACGGGCGGCATCCTCCCGCCCCCGCGCCCCGTCCGCCGGCAGCGACGGCGCCGCCGCGCCCTGGGCGTCCTGCTCCTGCTGGCCGCCGCGGCCTGCAGCGGCCCCGCCGCGGCGCCGGTCCCGGCACCCGACCGCTCCCGGCCGCTGATCGTCGCGAGCGACGCCGACCTGACCGCCGGCGGGCAGCCCGGCGTCCGCCGCGCCCTGATCGACGCGTGGAACCGGCGCAACCCGGACCGGCCCGCCCGGCTCGTCGAGCTCCCCTCCGCCTCCGACGAGCAGCGCAGCGAGCTGATCGGCGCCTTCCAGTCCGGCACCGCCGCGTACGACGTGGTCAACCTCGACATCAGCTGGCTCCCCGAGTTCGCCGACAGCGGGCTGCTGCGCCCGCTCGACCCCGCCCTCGTCGACGGGGACTTCCTGCCCCAGGCCGCGGACGCGGGCCGCTGGAAGGGCCGCACGTACGCGGTGCCCTTCAACACCGACGTCGGCCTGCTCTACTACCGCACCGACGACCTCGCCAAGGCCGGGCGCCGTCCCGCCGACCTGCGCGGCTACGCCAAGATCGGCGACCTGCTCGCCGACGTACGCCCGCTCGGCCACGCCGCCTACACCACCCAGCTGCGCGCGTACGAGGGGCTGACCGTCAACACCCTGGAGGCCTTCTGGACCGCGGGCGTCGCGCTCGTCGACGGCGACGGCCGCTACATCGGCACCGAGGACGGGCTGCGCGAGGGCCTGGACGAGCTCGGCCGGCTGGGTGCCGCCAACAACCTCAACCCGGAGTCCCTGGAGGCCGACGAGTCGGTCACCCTCGCCCAGTTCACCGAGGGGCAGAGCGTGCTGATGCGCAACTGGCCGTACGCCTACAACCGGCTGGACGCCACCCTCGCCCCCGGCGTCCGCTTCGGCGTGGCCCGGCTCCCCGGCGTCGCCGCCCTCGGCGGCCAGAGCCTGGGCGTGGCGGCGACCAGCGACCGCCCGGACGACGCCGCGGACCTGATCCGCTTCCTGACCGGACGCGGCGCCCAACATGCCCTGCTCGGGGCGGGTTTCGCCCCCGCGCGGCGGTCTGCATACGGAGCCGGGGATGTCAACTGTGACGATCCTCACGACCCCCGTGCGTGGTTCTACGACCGTCCCGCGGGGCGCGGCTCGGAGCCCTCGCCCTCGCCGTCCGCCGCGACCCCCGGTTACACGACCCTGCTGTGGTGCGCGCTGCAGGCCGCCAGGGCCCGTCCGGCGACCGCGCACTACGTCACGTTCACCCGGGTCCTGCAGCGTGAAGTGCACGGAATGCTCGCGGCGCACCGCAGCGCCGACGCCTCCGCGGAGCGTCTCGACGCCCGTCTGGGGCGCGCGCTCGGCGGCCGGGGTCCGGGATGA
- a CDS encoding M23 family metallopeptidase, with protein MAAGWFDAAAAEATTSQDTTSAGYEAAGYEAPEVAGPAPAHPLPEHIEAFDGAGDFEDPDTFESAPYEGPQAEPWNPTEESAGPRRARHRVAKQRSMGRGSAVFGVAAVAVLGVGGVATAEGKNPLPVSLPEVSHLPGIGALVDDDSAPEAKQVAEALSPDAGEALRNRILDQAQQQRNAADRSARNAAQQEAVAKAAKSAAAERVRAEAAAKKKAVAEAAKKLEAARLAELAKSFVKPVTSYTLTAGFGESSSLWANTHTGQDFAAPTGTPVKAIHSGTITEAGWAGSYGYRIILTLDDGTELWYCHLSSMIVTSGKVNTGDTIGRVGATGNVTGPHLHLEVRPGGGDPIGPMGWLRSKGLSV; from the coding sequence ATGGCAGCCGGCTGGTTCGACGCGGCGGCCGCCGAGGCGACGACCTCCCAGGACACCACGTCCGCGGGGTACGAGGCCGCGGGGTACGAGGCGCCTGAGGTCGCCGGCCCCGCCCCCGCCCACCCGCTCCCCGAGCACATCGAGGCCTTCGACGGCGCCGGGGACTTCGAGGACCCCGACACCTTCGAGAGCGCGCCCTACGAGGGCCCGCAGGCCGAGCCGTGGAACCCCACCGAGGAGTCCGCCGGCCCCCGTCGCGCCCGGCACCGCGTCGCCAAGCAGCGCTCCATGGGCCGTGGTTCGGCGGTCTTCGGGGTCGCGGCCGTGGCCGTGCTGGGCGTCGGAGGGGTGGCCACCGCCGAGGGCAAGAACCCGCTCCCCGTCTCCCTGCCCGAGGTCTCCCACCTGCCCGGCATCGGAGCCCTCGTCGACGACGACAGCGCCCCCGAGGCCAAGCAGGTCGCCGAGGCCCTCAGCCCCGACGCGGGTGAGGCGCTGCGCAACCGCATCCTCGACCAGGCCCAGCAGCAGCGGAACGCCGCCGACCGGTCCGCCCGGAACGCCGCACAGCAGGAGGCGGTGGCCAAGGCCGCCAAGTCCGCGGCGGCGGAGCGGGTCCGCGCCGAGGCCGCCGCCAAGAAGAAGGCCGTGGCGGAGGCCGCGAAGAAGCTCGAGGCCGCCCGCCTGGCCGAGCTCGCCAAGAGCTTCGTCAAGCCGGTCACCTCGTACACGCTGACCGCCGGCTTCGGCGAGTCCAGCTCGCTGTGGGCCAACACCCACACCGGCCAGGACTTCGCCGCCCCGACCGGCACCCCGGTCAAGGCCATCCACAGCGGCACCATCACCGAGGCCGGCTGGGCCGGTTCGTACGGCTACCGCATCATCCTGACCCTCGACGACGGCACCGAGCTCTGGTACTGCCACCTCTCCTCGATGATCGTCACCTCCGGCAAGGTCAACACCGGTGACACCATCGGCCGAGTCGGCGCCACGGGCAACGTCACCGGCCCGCACCTGCACCTCGAGGTGCGCCCCGGTGGAGGCGACCCGATCGGCCCGATGGGCTGGCTGCGCAGCAAGGGCCTGTCCGTCTGA
- a CDS encoding DUF6227 family protein has product MGNARPGGAGPADVEVVLARAQNAFDVDDRVLGRLATALMGCTELASFRQRKGPPRRLSRRTLRHTFLLADGSTQLLWEIEHNTGPGDDEPLYEVYSDPDELAAAQHAIDARFGEPSPEELEAEAADWLARLPQMAMDLTPGPRQYTADHSAEHAWRVLRRAENTDVPGEELRSRLGSAVGHDIAYVTGRHTRIGTGRVAGWTLYEHAFLLETGEEISLWEVEHTMTPDGRPVCEVYSDETAACDSADVRLEAL; this is encoded by the coding sequence ATGGGGAACGCGCGACCAGGTGGGGCGGGTCCGGCGGACGTCGAGGTGGTGCTGGCCAGGGCGCAGAACGCCTTCGACGTCGACGACCGCGTGCTGGGACGGCTGGCCACCGCGCTGATGGGCTGCACGGAGCTGGCGTCCTTCCGCCAGCGCAAGGGCCCGCCGCGCAGGCTGAGCCGCAGGACGTTGCGGCACACGTTCCTGCTGGCCGACGGCAGCACGCAGCTGCTGTGGGAGATCGAGCACAACACCGGCCCGGGCGACGACGAACCGCTGTACGAGGTGTACTCCGACCCGGATGAGCTGGCCGCCGCCCAGCACGCGATCGACGCCCGCTTCGGTGAGCCCTCTCCGGAGGAGCTGGAGGCGGAGGCGGCGGACTGGCTGGCGCGGCTGCCGCAGATGGCGATGGACCTGACGCCGGGGCCCCGGCAGTACACGGCGGACCACTCCGCGGAGCACGCGTGGCGGGTGCTCCGGCGGGCCGAGAACACGGACGTACCGGGCGAGGAGCTGCGCAGCCGGCTGGGTTCGGCGGTGGGCCACGACATCGCGTACGTCACCGGGCGGCACACGCGGATCGGCACGGGCAGGGTCGCCGGCTGGACGCTGTACGAGCACGCCTTCCTGCTGGAGACCGGCGAGGAGATCAGCCTCTGGGAGGTCGAACACACGATGACCCCCGACGGACGTCCGGTGTGCGAGGTGTACTCCGACGAGACGGCGGCGTGCGACTCCGCGGACGTCCGGCTGGAGGCGCTCTAG
- a CDS encoding PfkB family carbohydrate kinase, whose product MRALFVGLCTLDVITLVDHVPAPNEKLTARTQTVAAGGPATGAAATFAHLGGEAVLLTAFGGHALAGAIDADLAALGVDVINLTADSPAPPAVSTILVTAATGDRAVASTNVASGTSVSPPGDLSVLVGDADVVLVDAHHPALAVPAARLARAAGVPTLLDAGSWRPATPTLLPYVDVAVCSADFHPPGTSTPAEVLAFLHDAGVRWTAVTQGPSPILRPEGQIPVPAVTPVVDTLGAGDVLHGALAHHLAAHITPRLTPPAFDTALAFAADVASRSCGSFGTRAWMRA is encoded by the coding sequence ATGCGCGCACTCTTCGTAGGCCTCTGCACCCTTGATGTCATCACCCTCGTCGACCACGTCCCGGCCCCGAACGAGAAACTCACCGCCCGCACCCAGACCGTCGCCGCCGGCGGCCCCGCGACCGGCGCCGCCGCCACCTTCGCCCACCTCGGCGGCGAGGCCGTCCTGCTCACCGCCTTCGGCGGCCACGCCCTCGCCGGCGCCATCGACGCCGACCTCGCGGCCCTCGGCGTCGACGTCATCAACCTCACCGCGGACTCCCCCGCACCCCCCGCGGTCTCGACCATCCTGGTCACCGCCGCCACCGGCGACCGCGCCGTCGCCTCCACCAACGTGGCCTCAGGGACCTCCGTGTCCCCGCCCGGAGACCTCTCCGTCCTCGTCGGCGACGCCGACGTCGTGCTCGTCGACGCCCACCACCCCGCCCTCGCCGTCCCCGCCGCCCGCCTCGCCCGCGCCGCCGGGGTCCCCACCCTCCTGGACGCGGGCAGCTGGCGCCCCGCCACGCCCACCCTGCTCCCCTACGTCGACGTCGCCGTCTGCTCCGCCGACTTCCACCCCCCGGGCACCTCCACCCCGGCCGAGGTCCTCGCCTTCCTCCACGACGCCGGCGTCCGCTGGACCGCCGTCACCCAGGGCCCGTCCCCCATCCTCCGGCCCGAGGGGCAGATCCCCGTCCCCGCCGTCACCCCCGTCGTCGACACCCTCGGCGCCGGCGACGTCCTCCACGGCGCCCTCGCCCACCACCTCGCCGCCCACATCACGCCCCGCCTCACCCCACCCGCCTTCGACACCGCCCTCGCCTTCGCGGCGGACGTCGCGTCCCGCTCCTGCGGCTCATTCGGCACGCGTGCGTGGATGCGGGCGTGA
- a CDS encoding very short patch repair endonuclease produces the protein MSRQRSRDTGVEMALRRALHAAGLRYRVHKRPVKGVRREADIVFGPSRVAVFVDGCFWHACPEHATWPKNNQEFWRAKIEGNRSRDQETDARLAEAGWLSVRVWEHETVQDAVVRVRAAVEGRRALR, from the coding sequence ATGAGCCGGCAACGCAGCCGGGACACGGGGGTGGAGATGGCGCTGCGTCGCGCCCTCCACGCCGCCGGACTGCGCTACCGCGTCCACAAGAGGCCCGTCAAAGGCGTGCGCCGCGAGGCGGACATCGTCTTCGGGCCGTCCCGAGTCGCCGTTTTCGTGGACGGCTGCTTCTGGCACGCCTGCCCGGAGCACGCGACCTGGCCGAAGAACAACCAGGAGTTCTGGCGCGCCAAGATCGAGGGCAATCGGTCCCGCGACCAGGAGACCGATGCCCGGCTCGCGGAAGCGGGCTGGCTGTCGGTGCGGGTGTGGGAGCACGAGACGGTCCAGGACGCGGTCGTCCGTGTGCGTGCAGCCGTCGAAGGCCGTCGCGCCCTCCGGTGA
- a CDS encoding DUF2277 domain-containing protein: MCRSIKTLRPPMTPEVGEEDIRAAALQYVRKISGFRAPAAHNREAFEEAVDAVAAATRELLDGIQVRGQRAS; this comes from the coding sequence ATGTGCCGAAGCATCAAGACCCTGCGCCCGCCGATGACGCCCGAGGTCGGCGAAGAGGACATCCGGGCCGCGGCCCTGCAGTACGTGCGGAAGATCTCCGGGTTCCGGGCGCCGGCGGCGCACAACCGGGAGGCGTTCGAGGAGGCGGTGGACGCGGTGGCGGCGGCCACGCGGGAGTTGCTGGACGGGATCCAGGTGCGGGGCCAGAGGGCCTCCTAG